The Anaerolineae bacterium sequence ATCCTCTGGCTCGGGGGAGAGGTAATCGTAGGCGATGTCCAGCATATGCTCCGCCATATCGGAGTTGGGCGGGAAGGGGCTGAGGGCGGAGATGCGGAAGCGCCGGCCGGCGATCTCCTCGGTGATCCACGGACTGCCGATGAGCGCCCGCACCTCTTTCCCCTCATCCAGCGCGCAGGCGATGGGCAGGTTGGTCGAAAGGTGGGGCACCCAACCTTCCTCGGTCTCGAAAATGATGAGCTGGTCGCCGGTGCGCGTGCCGGCGCGCAGGGTAAGCCGGCGAAGCTTCTCCGCCTCGATGTCCAGCACGCCGTAGATTTCGCGGAGCAATGGGTGGAACAGCTTGCAATCCTCGATGGGCACGATACCAGGATGGAAGCTGGTGCGGATGCCCAATCCCCCCTCCGGGGTCGGGAACAACTGGGCCGAGTTGCGGTACTCCCATGGGTCCTCCATGCGCACCGCCGGCTCGACCCGCACGCCGCGCAGGTGGGCCAGCCGCTCGAGTTGGTCCTGAACGATGCGGCGTTTTTCCGCCACCTGTTTCTCATACGCGATGTGCTGGAGCTGACAGCCGCTGCAGCGCGGGTAATAAGGGCAGGGCGGCTCGACGCGATGCGGCGAGGGCCGCAGGATTTCCAGGATGTGCGCCCGTGCCCAGGAATCGTGGTCCTCAGTGATGGTCACCCGCACGCGGTCGCCGGGCGCGCCGTAGGGGACAAAGAGCACGCGGCCGCCGGCCCGCCCCATAGCCATACCGCCGTGCGCCATGCCCTCCAGCTCGACAACGATGCCCTCTTCCGCCGGCGCATGCCCTTTTTTACCCATTCCATCTCTCCCCCGATCGAGCGGCTGACGGTGGAAAAAAGGCCCTTGCCGGGAATATGGCAAGGGCCCAGGTTGCGCTTGCTCGTGAATTATGCCCAGCCGCGCAGGCGCACCGCTTCCGCCACGCGCGCCACCGCCACCAGGTAGGCGCCCATGCGGTTGTTCACCTTGTGCTTCTGGGCCATATCATGCACCGCGTGGAAGGCGGCCGTCATCTTCTGGTACAGCCGTTGATGCACCTCTTCCAACGACCAGTAGAAGTTATAGGCGTTCTGCACCTGCTCGAAATACGAGACGGTCACGCCGCCGGCGTTGCAGAGGAAGTCCGGGATGACGTACACCCCGTTCTGGTAGAGGATCTCGTCCGCCTCCGGGGTGGTGGGGCCGTTGGCCAGCTCCGCCACAATGCGCGCCTTGACGTTGCCGGCGTTCTTCTCGGTGATGACGCCCTCCAGCGCGGCCGGCACCAGGATGTCCACGTCCATCTCCAGCAGTTCCTCGTTGGTGATACTACGGGCAC is a genomic window containing:
- the rlmD gene encoding 23S rRNA (uracil(1939)-C(5))-methyltransferase RlmD codes for the protein MGKKGHAPAEEGIVVELEGMAHGGMAMGRAGGRVLFVPYGAPGDRVRVTITEDHDSWARAHILEILRPSPHRVEPPCPYYPRCSGCQLQHIAYEKQVAEKRRIVQDQLERLAHLRGVRVEPAVRMEDPWEYRNSAQLFPTPEGGLGIRTSFHPGIVPIEDCKLFHPLLREIYGVLDIEAEKLRRLTLRAGTRTGDQLIIFETEEGWVPHLSTNLPIACALDEGKEVRALIGSPWITEEIAGRRFRISALSPFPPNSDMAEHMLDIAYDYLSPEPEDILLDAGCGVGLFSLSYVEDVAGVVAVEDNPWAVNDFVVNAGEAAAGVIYGTLAEGLDEVEGPVDLALLSPPHEGIDRAVAEKLGRLAPRRLVYYAADVAALAHDARFLQEAGFTLVEVQPLDMTPQTYLIAVLALWERRRASAPARR